The following proteins come from a genomic window of Trinickia caryophylli:
- the wecB gene encoding non-hydrolyzing UDP-N-acetylglucosamine 2-epimerase, whose amino-acid sequence MKKVLTVFGTRPEAIKMAPLVHVLAARADFDARVCVTAQHRQMLDQVLDLFGIVPDFDLNMMRDGQTLGDLTSGILQSIGDVYDRWQPDAVLVHGDTTTTLAASLAAFYRYIPVGHVEAGLRTGNVWSPWPEELNRRVTDAVASWLFAPTEQAVHNLLSEGAPAAQVVLTGNTVIDALHQVKHKLDNDPALTQRIAARYPFLDESRRLILVTGHRRESFGEPFKHFCEALKHVAQMHDDVQLVYPVHLNPNVRDPVYAILTDQPNVHLIEPQDYLPFVFLMSRSYLIVTDSGGIQEEGPALGKPVLVTRETTERPEAVRAGTARLVGTRTDRIVAEVNALLTNRTQYEAMAHATNPYGDGHASAKIADALKNIPATFLPADAAGSQAASLHNAVASGLFALRSA is encoded by the coding sequence ATGAAGAAAGTATTGACGGTGTTCGGAACGAGGCCTGAAGCGATCAAGATGGCGCCTCTCGTTCATGTACTCGCGGCGCGCGCGGATTTCGATGCAAGAGTTTGTGTAACGGCTCAACATCGTCAGATGCTCGACCAGGTGCTCGACCTGTTCGGCATCGTGCCGGATTTCGATCTGAACATGATGCGCGACGGGCAGACGCTCGGTGATTTGACCTCGGGCATCCTGCAGTCGATCGGCGACGTGTACGACCGCTGGCAGCCAGACGCGGTGCTCGTACACGGCGACACGACGACGACGCTGGCTGCCAGCCTCGCCGCGTTTTATCGGTACATTCCCGTCGGACACGTGGAGGCGGGGCTTCGTACGGGCAACGTCTGGTCGCCATGGCCGGAAGAGCTGAATCGCCGTGTGACAGACGCCGTCGCGTCGTGGCTTTTCGCGCCCACCGAGCAGGCCGTACACAACCTGCTCAGCGAAGGCGCGCCCGCGGCGCAGGTGGTGCTGACGGGCAATACCGTGATCGACGCATTGCATCAGGTCAAGCACAAGCTCGACAACGATCCCGCGCTCACGCAGCGCATCGCCGCCCGCTATCCGTTTCTCGATGAATCGCGGCGGTTGATCCTCGTGACAGGGCACCGCCGCGAAAGCTTCGGCGAGCCCTTCAAGCATTTCTGCGAGGCCCTCAAGCACGTCGCGCAAATGCATGACGACGTCCAACTCGTCTATCCGGTTCACTTGAATCCGAACGTGCGCGACCCCGTCTATGCGATTCTCACCGACCAGCCCAATGTCCATCTGATCGAGCCTCAGGACTACTTGCCGTTTGTCTTTCTCATGTCGAGGTCCTACCTGATCGTCACCGACTCGGGGGGAATTCAGGAGGAGGGCCCCGCGCTCGGCAAGCCGGTGCTCGTCACGCGCGAAACCACCGAGCGGCCCGAGGCCGTTCGCGCCGGTACTGCACGGCTGGTCGGCACTCGCACCGATCGGATCGTTGCGGAAGTGAATGCGTTATTGACGAACCGCACGCAGTACGAAGCGATGGCGCACGCCACGAATCCATATGGCGATGGGCATGCGAGCGCGAAGATTGCCGATGCGCTCAAGAACATACCGGCAACATTCTTGCCGGCTGATGCGGCTGGATCGCAGGCCGCCTCGCTGCACAACGCGGTGGCATCGGGCCTCTTTGCACTGCGCTCGGCGTAA
- a CDS encoding MFS transporter has product MNTPTPHFTPALARLLCTVSVAFVVTQLDVTIVNIALPSISAQLRAPVSSLQWIVDAYTLAFAVLMLSAGVLGDRFGPRRVFAAGIALFALSSLACGLAPSALTLIAARAVQGASAAAMLPNSLALLNRACSHDPRLRARAVGLWTASGAVSIAAGPVLGGLLIAAFGWRSIFLVNLPICLAGLVAAFAWVPRSHDEAAHTPDRSKPGIDVPGQCLAIVALTAFTAAVIEMRPLGLGHPFVVMGFAFSVLATVAFVGVEAKSRAPMLPLALLRDTTFSAAVLFGVCVNMAYYGTVFILSLYLQRVRGDTPLQAGLAFLPLTGGFLVSNVVSGWVVARSGPRLPMTVGAAIGAVGYGLLHMAGHDTPLLALLVPFLLIPAGMGLAVPAMTTAVLASVEPSRAATASALLNTARQAGGAVGVAAFGALAGSSGAAGVVTGLQASSAIAAGLLAAGLALSRLVHPESHAGKRPDRSPTRQTEQAGRTARADSSE; this is encoded by the coding sequence ATGAACACGCCCACACCCCACTTCACGCCAGCGCTCGCACGGCTTCTTTGCACCGTGAGCGTCGCGTTCGTCGTCACACAACTCGACGTCACGATCGTCAATATTGCGCTGCCAAGCATCAGCGCGCAGTTGCGCGCGCCCGTTTCCAGTCTTCAATGGATCGTCGACGCCTATACGCTCGCATTCGCCGTGCTGATGCTTTCGGCCGGCGTACTGGGCGACCGCTTCGGCCCGCGGCGCGTATTCGCCGCCGGCATCGCACTATTCGCGTTGTCCTCGCTCGCTTGCGGGCTGGCGCCATCCGCTTTGACGCTCATCGCCGCTCGTGCCGTGCAGGGTGCAAGCGCCGCCGCCATGCTGCCGAATTCGCTCGCGCTGCTCAACCGCGCGTGCAGCCACGACCCGAGACTCAGAGCCCGCGCAGTCGGCCTGTGGACGGCTTCTGGCGCCGTGTCGATCGCAGCCGGACCGGTACTCGGCGGCTTGCTGATCGCCGCGTTCGGCTGGCGCAGCATTTTTCTCGTCAACCTGCCGATCTGCCTGGCCGGCCTGGTCGCGGCCTTCGCGTGGGTACCGCGCAGCCATGACGAGGCCGCGCACACGCCGGACCGATCGAAACCCGGTATCGATGTGCCCGGTCAGTGCCTCGCCATCGTGGCGCTGACAGCGTTCACCGCGGCCGTCATCGAAATGCGGCCACTTGGCCTGGGGCACCCGTTCGTCGTCATGGGGTTCGCCTTCTCCGTGCTCGCTACCGTCGCTTTCGTCGGCGTCGAAGCGAAGAGCCGCGCTCCGATGCTGCCGCTCGCGCTGCTGCGCGATACGACGTTCAGCGCTGCGGTGCTCTTCGGCGTATGCGTGAACATGGCGTACTACGGAACCGTCTTCATCCTGAGCCTGTATTTGCAGCGCGTGCGCGGCGACACGCCGCTTCAGGCCGGGCTGGCGTTCCTGCCATTGACGGGCGGGTTTCTCGTTTCGAACGTGGTCAGTGGATGGGTGGTCGCCCGCAGCGGTCCGCGGCTGCCGATGACGGTCGGAGCAGCGATCGGCGCCGTAGGCTACGGCTTGCTGCACATGGCGGGCCACGATACGCCCTTGCTTGCGCTACTCGTGCCGTTTCTGCTGATTCCGGCGGGCATGGGGCTCGCGGTACCGGCCATGACGACAGCCGTCCTGGCCTCGGTCGAGCCGAGTCGCGCCGCCACGGCATCGGCACTGCTCAACACGGCACGGCAGGCAGGTGGCGCCGTGGGCGTGGCCGCGTTCGGCGCGCTCGCCGGCAGTTCGGGAGCGGCCGGCGTGGTGACCGGCCTGCAGGCTTCGTCCGCCATCGCGGCGGGGCTGCTCGCCGCCGGCCTCGCACTGAGCCGCCTTGTTCACCCGGAATCGCACGCGGGCAAGCGCCCCGACCGTTCGCCGACACGGCAGACGGAGCAGGCAGGGCGGACGGCTCGCGCCGATTCCTCCGAGTAA
- a CDS encoding DoxX family protein, with protein MTRPVDSGVILIARFALAVLFLWSGVMKLLGYSGFVSYLQAKGVPFVQIGAPIATAIEVLGGVLLVVGFLTRPLALVMAAYTIATAVLGHDFWNVTDPTIQHDMVIHFWKNVGIAGGFLLLFVTGAGGMSVDAARTPKRHLL; from the coding sequence ATGACGCGTCCCGTCGATTCCGGCGTCATTCTCATCGCTCGTTTTGCGCTGGCGGTGCTGTTTTTGTGGAGTGGCGTGATGAAGCTGCTCGGTTATTCGGGCTTCGTCAGCTACCTGCAGGCGAAGGGTGTGCCATTCGTCCAGATCGGCGCGCCGATTGCAACGGCGATAGAAGTGCTCGGGGGCGTCTTGCTCGTAGTCGGCTTCCTTACCCGTCCGCTCGCACTGGTGATGGCGGCCTATACGATCGCCACAGCGGTGCTCGGCCATGACTTCTGGAACGTGACGGATCCGACGATCCAGCATGACATGGTCATTCACTTCTGGAAGAACGTGGGTATTGCCGGCGGCTTCCTGCTGTTGTTCGTCACAGGTGCGGGCGGCATGAGCGTCGATGCCGCGCGCACGCCGAAGCGGCATTTGCTCTGA
- a CDS encoding sigma-54 dependent transcriptional regulator, translated as MTHHASNPLQAERTVLFVSLKPDSSYVDGLVAAKWQVVHAKTAQQVERLLERGAIRVGVVALPQECTEQQLAELEASVSHTEATWVALVQRGQADKPAVQRFIVDYCFDYVTMPCAEERLAVVLGHAYGLSELREKAAPPPPVQGCCMMIGTSEPMQQLYRGVEKCARTGAPVFIAGESGTGKELTARAIHERSARAGQPFVAINCAAIPPSLLQSELFGHERGAFTGALQRKIGRIEAASGGTLFLDEIGDMPHECQAVLLRFLQEATIERLGGTASIKIDARIVSATHVDLMQAIDAGRFRADLFHRLCVLRFDEPPLRQRGHDIKLLAYHALELHKNDGARKIRGFSSDAIAAMFNYPWPGNVRELINCVRRAVVMAEGRFITAADLGLPDAGHQRGRTLAEVRCEAERAAVRDALARHAYSLSSAAAELGVSRATLYRLLNSVGLRPEAPVIRHLGVVDGVAADPSGGGAPRPQQAA; from the coding sequence ATGACCCATCACGCTTCGAACCCGCTGCAGGCGGAGCGCACCGTTCTTTTTGTTTCGCTCAAGCCGGATTCTTCATACGTCGATGGCCTCGTTGCGGCCAAGTGGCAGGTCGTGCACGCGAAGACCGCTCAGCAGGTCGAACGCCTGCTCGAACGGGGCGCCATTCGTGTGGGCGTCGTGGCGTTGCCGCAGGAATGCACCGAGCAGCAATTGGCCGAACTGGAAGCAAGCGTTTCGCACACGGAGGCGACCTGGGTTGCGCTCGTTCAGCGCGGGCAGGCCGACAAACCCGCCGTGCAGCGTTTCATCGTCGATTATTGCTTCGATTACGTTACGATGCCGTGCGCGGAAGAGCGGTTGGCCGTGGTACTGGGCCACGCGTATGGGCTGTCCGAATTGCGCGAAAAGGCGGCGCCGCCCCCACCCGTGCAAGGCTGCTGCATGATGATCGGTACGAGCGAGCCGATGCAACAGCTTTACCGTGGCGTCGAGAAATGCGCGCGCACGGGCGCGCCCGTGTTCATCGCGGGCGAATCCGGCACCGGTAAGGAGTTGACGGCGCGGGCCATTCACGAGCGTTCGGCGCGAGCCGGTCAGCCATTCGTCGCGATCAATTGCGCGGCAATTCCGCCGTCCCTGCTGCAATCGGAACTGTTCGGTCACGAGCGGGGTGCGTTTACCGGCGCCTTGCAGCGAAAGATCGGACGGATCGAAGCCGCCTCCGGCGGCACGCTCTTTCTCGACGAAATCGGCGATATGCCGCACGAATGCCAGGCCGTACTGCTGCGCTTTCTGCAAGAAGCCACGATCGAGCGGCTCGGGGGCACGGCGTCGATCAAGATCGATGCGCGGATCGTCTCCGCAACGCACGTCGACCTGATGCAGGCGATCGACGCGGGGCGTTTCCGCGCGGACCTGTTTCACCGGCTTTGCGTGTTGCGTTTCGACGAGCCGCCGCTGCGCCAGCGTGGGCACGATATCAAGCTGCTGGCCTACCATGCGCTCGAGCTGCACAAAAACGACGGCGCCCGGAAGATTCGCGGCTTCTCGAGCGACGCCATTGCGGCGATGTTCAATTACCCCTGGCCCGGCAACGTGCGCGAACTGATCAACTGCGTGAGGCGTGCCGTGGTCATGGCCGAAGGCCGGTTCATTACGGCGGCGGATCTGGGGCTGCCCGATGCGGGGCACCAGCGCGGACGCACGCTCGCCGAGGTGCGCTGCGAGGCGGAACGCGCCGCGGTGCGCGATGCATTGGCGCGGCACGCCTATAGTCTGTCGAGCGCCGCTGCCGAGCTTGGCGTGTCGCGCGCGACGCTCTATCGCTTGCTCAACTCCGTTGGCCTGCGGCCGGAGGCCCCCGTCATCCGCCACCTCGGCGTTGTCGACGGCGTAGCGGCCGACCCGTCGGGCGGCGGAGCCCCCAGGCCTCAGCAAGCCGCCTGA
- a CDS encoding glycosyltransferase family 2 protein translates to MSARTTKPLISLIVPCFNEEPAIEMFFATIVPVLEAVPSIRFEIVCINDGSTDATLDKLVSAAARDARVRVIDLTRNFGKEAALTAGLDEALGDAVIPIDADLQDPPILIPTMVRHWLDGAEVVAAKRASRACDTFAKRVTARLYYRVHNALSEVKLPENVGDFRLMDRAVVNALRSLPERRRFMKGLFAWVGFKTVIVEYEREARSAGRSKFSGWRLWNFALEGITSFSTVPLRSWTYIGLAIAVLAFGYGSFIIGRTLLFGNPVPGYASLLSVLLFLGGIELVGVGIVGEYVGRIYHETKERPVYLVRRRYQARKKITTLPLTRVGGRAELGQRADHARRTVAPRLRAAGR, encoded by the coding sequence ATGTCCGCACGCACGACTAAACCGTTGATCTCGCTGATCGTACCGTGCTTCAACGAAGAGCCGGCGATCGAGATGTTCTTTGCCACGATCGTTCCCGTGCTCGAAGCCGTGCCGTCCATCCGGTTCGAGATCGTCTGCATCAACGACGGCAGCACAGACGCTACGCTCGACAAACTCGTGAGCGCCGCCGCACGCGACGCCCGCGTGCGCGTAATCGATCTGACGCGCAACTTCGGCAAGGAAGCGGCGCTTACGGCAGGGCTCGACGAAGCCCTCGGCGATGCGGTCATCCCGATCGATGCGGACCTGCAGGACCCGCCGATCCTGATCCCGACGATGGTTCGGCATTGGCTCGACGGGGCCGAGGTTGTCGCTGCCAAGCGTGCGAGCCGCGCTTGCGATACGTTCGCCAAGCGCGTCACGGCCCGGCTCTATTATCGCGTGCACAACGCACTGTCCGAGGTGAAGCTGCCGGAAAACGTGGGCGATTTCCGGCTGATGGACCGTGCCGTCGTCAATGCGCTGCGCAGCCTGCCGGAGCGCCGGCGCTTCATGAAGGGGCTTTTCGCCTGGGTGGGCTTCAAGACGGTCATCGTCGAGTACGAGCGCGAGGCCCGTAGCGCGGGTAGATCCAAGTTTTCCGGCTGGCGGCTCTGGAATTTCGCGCTGGAAGGCATTACGAGTTTCAGCACAGTGCCGCTGCGCAGCTGGACTTACATCGGGCTCGCGATCGCGGTGCTCGCATTCGGCTATGGGTCGTTCATCATCGGCCGCACGCTCCTGTTTGGCAACCCGGTGCCCGGCTATGCCTCGCTGCTCTCGGTGTTGCTGTTTCTCGGCGGCATCGAGCTCGTCGGTGTGGGCATCGTCGGCGAATATGTCGGGCGGATTTATCACGAGACGAAGGAACGCCCCGTATATCTGGTCCGCCGCCGCTACCAGGCGAGAAAGAAAATCACTACCTTGCCGCTGACGCGTGTCGGGGGGCGAGCCGAGCTCGGCCAGCGGGCGGACCATGCGCGGCGCACGGTCGCTCCCCGCCTGCGAGCAGCAGGGCGATAG
- a CDS encoding glycosyltransferase family 87 protein: MKAQRLGEPGAAMALLAARLRALRRRPHWATGERLRFYSIGALVCYVLWLAIYFYKAIWNPHGYMSPLALDFLPFWSASHLALHGQAVDAYNLAILEKLESATIQHSVGILPWLYPPTFLLFVLPFALVPWKIAAAAFLCATYLLFMKAMHRIVPVREAVFVAAAFPGAALAIAAGQNGLLTASLIAFGLSLLPRRPVLAGLCLGLLSMKPQLAVLVPLALLCSRSWRTLASFSAISLSMLAASVLAFGFGTLEAFLANMNMAAGFVETGQAALARIPSMFSMVKLAHGPTTLAYAVQAASALAAAAAVCYAWLRHASHALRAATLVCASLMVSPYLYDYDLAWYGVLIAWMCRHGLEQGWRAGEREWLVLLWLLPFAGILVVTRIHVQFMPLVSAATLAWLVRRIALDRCEFRRWGDLLGQR, from the coding sequence ATGAAAGCCCAGAGGCTCGGCGAGCCGGGCGCGGCCATGGCGCTGCTCGCAGCGAGGCTGCGTGCGCTGAGGCGGCGGCCGCATTGGGCGACCGGCGAACGGCTGCGCTTCTATTCGATCGGCGCGCTCGTATGCTACGTCCTGTGGCTCGCGATCTATTTCTACAAGGCGATCTGGAATCCTCATGGATACATGAGTCCGCTGGCGCTCGACTTTCTGCCGTTCTGGAGCGCGTCGCATCTCGCGCTGCACGGTCAGGCCGTCGACGCCTACAACCTCGCCATCCTCGAAAAGCTCGAGAGTGCGACGATCCAGCATTCGGTCGGCATCCTCCCATGGCTTTACCCGCCGACCTTTCTGCTTTTCGTTCTACCGTTTGCACTCGTGCCGTGGAAGATCGCGGCCGCTGCGTTTCTTTGCGCCACCTATCTGCTTTTCATGAAGGCGATGCACCGCATTGTTCCTGTCAGGGAAGCCGTTTTCGTCGCGGCGGCATTCCCGGGCGCCGCGCTTGCCATCGCGGCGGGGCAAAACGGACTGCTGACAGCATCACTGATCGCTTTCGGCCTTTCGCTGCTGCCGCGCCGGCCGGTGCTGGCCGGGCTCTGCCTCGGCTTGCTTTCGATGAAGCCGCAGTTGGCCGTGCTGGTTCCGCTCGCGCTGCTTTGCTCGCGCTCATGGCGCACGCTGGCTTCGTTCTCGGCGATCTCGCTGTCGATGCTGGCGGCCTCGGTACTCGCATTCGGTTTCGGCACGCTCGAAGCGTTTCTCGCGAACATGAATATGGCCGCTGGCTTCGTGGAGACGGGGCAGGCGGCGCTCGCGCGGATTCCGTCGATGTTTTCGATGGTGAAGCTGGCTCATGGGCCCACGACGCTCGCCTATGCCGTGCAGGCGGCGAGCGCGCTGGCGGCCGCCGCGGCGGTCTGTTACGCGTGGCTGCGGCATGCCTCGCACGCGTTGCGCGCGGCGACGCTCGTTTGCGCGAGCCTCATGGTGAGCCCGTATCTCTACGACTACGACCTTGCCTGGTACGGCGTGCTGATCGCCTGGATGTGTCGGCATGGCCTCGAGCAAGGCTGGCGTGCCGGCGAGCGCGAGTGGCTGGTTCTGCTTTGGCTGTTGCCGTTTGCAGGCATCCTCGTCGTCACGCGTATTCATGTCCAGTTCATGCCGCTGGTTTCGGCCGCGACGCTCGCATGGCTCGTCCGGCGGATCGCGCTCGATCGGTGCGAGTTCAGGCGCTGGGGTGATCTGCTCGGGCAACGGTAA
- a CDS encoding glycosyltransferase family 87 protein, producing MYLLNRGAGSAMSCPWDFVTPRRLVAASVTIVVSYLAFLVAWAWTSHGFTLADAGRPGADFQIFWIASYLLQHGSPLQVYDHLALAHADATVFGAFADAHPLPWLYPPASLLVIAPLAWLSYGVAYLVFTGVSVALYVLATLRVSNLSASMDTPRLGAVVIAAAPCVFITALVGQNSLLTAAIAGFALGLLDNKPVRAGLLIGVLAIKPQLAIVFPFVLVAARAYKTLAAAAAGALAVSAVGVAIAGPASVPRFLANADVLRSALVEHGQHFWLSSPTAFAAFRLAGMPVVAAYLAHAFVATVAICAACRVWRRSDDLRLRGAILAVAALLATPYAWHYELVWMGIALACLTALAFEDGWLRGEQAVLAAAWLLPIYEHLNRVMLAPQIGPLVLLAMMLVVLRRTRFAADGARP from the coding sequence ATGTATCTCTTGAATCGGGGGGCGGGCAGCGCCATGAGCTGCCCGTGGGATTTCGTAACGCCGCGGCGGCTGGTGGCGGCGAGTGTGACGATTGTCGTTTCATACCTCGCGTTTCTCGTAGCGTGGGCCTGGACGTCGCACGGGTTCACGCTGGCGGATGCTGGGCGACCGGGCGCCGACTTCCAGATATTCTGGATTGCGTCGTATCTGCTGCAGCACGGCTCGCCGCTGCAGGTCTACGATCATCTTGCCTTGGCACATGCGGACGCCACAGTATTCGGCGCGTTCGCCGATGCCCATCCTTTACCGTGGCTTTATCCGCCCGCATCGCTGCTCGTCATTGCACCATTGGCCTGGCTGTCGTACGGCGTGGCGTATCTGGTGTTTACCGGCGTAAGTGTCGCGCTTTACGTATTGGCGACGTTGCGCGTATCGAATCTTTCCGCTTCGATGGACACGCCGCGACTCGGCGCGGTCGTCATTGCAGCTGCGCCGTGCGTGTTCATTACGGCGCTGGTCGGACAGAATTCGCTCCTGACGGCAGCAATTGCCGGATTCGCGCTTGGCCTGCTCGACAACAAGCCGGTTCGTGCCGGCTTGTTGATTGGGGTGCTGGCGATCAAGCCGCAACTGGCAATCGTGTTTCCGTTCGTGCTCGTTGCGGCTCGCGCTTACAAGACACTGGCCGCCGCGGCTGCCGGCGCCCTCGCGGTGTCGGCTGTGGGCGTTGCGATAGCAGGTCCTGCGTCCGTTCCTCGCTTCCTTGCGAATGCGGATGTGCTGCGCAGTGCACTCGTCGAGCACGGGCAGCACTTCTGGCTCTCGTCGCCCACGGCTTTCGCGGCATTTCGCCTCGCGGGGATGCCGGTGGTCGCAGCGTATCTGGCGCATGCGTTCGTCGCCACGGTCGCGATCTGCGCGGCGTGCCGAGTCTGGCGCCGGTCCGACGATCTGCGGCTGCGCGGCGCGATCCTCGCCGTGGCCGCGCTGCTTGCCACGCCCTACGCGTGGCATTACGAGCTGGTATGGATGGGCATTGCGCTCGCATGCCTTACCGCTCTCGCGTTCGAGGACGGCTGGCTGCGGGGAGAGCAGGCGGTGCTGGCCGCAGCGTGGCTACTGCCGATCTACGAACATCTGAACCGGGTCATGCTGGCGCCGCAGATCGGCCCGCTCGTGCTGCTGGCCATGATGCTGGTCGTCCTGCGGAGAACGCGCTTCGCGGCTGACGGAGCGCGGCCATGA
- a CDS encoding Flp family type IVb pilin, which yields MQRLIAHVKRFAREDEGATMVEYGLMVALIAIVCITAVTSIGTNLNLVFSDIAAKL from the coding sequence ATGCAAAGACTCATTGCACACGTCAAGCGGTTCGCGCGTGAAGACGAAGGCGCCACGATGGTCGAATACGGCTTGATGGTGGCACTTATCGCCATCGTTTGTATCACGGCGGTGACCAGTATCGGCACCAATCTCAATCTGGTGTTCAGCGACATCGCGGCCAAGCTCTGA
- a CDS encoding Flp family type IVb pilin: MASAAEGAKTLVRDEQGATMVEYGLMVALIAIVCITAVTNIGTDLNLVFSDIAASL; this comes from the coding sequence CTGGCATCCGCAGCCGAAGGCGCAAAAACGCTCGTGCGCGACGAACAGGGCGCGACGATGGTCGAGTATGGATTGATGGTGGCGTTGATCGCCATTGTCTGCATCACCGCGGTGACCAACATCGGCACGGACCTCAATCTGGTGTTCAGCGATATCGCAGCCAGCCTCTGA
- a CDS encoding Flp family type IVb pilin: protein MRPPISFLSRLLREERGATLVEYALMVALIALVAFGSTVAFGTSLQALYQNILDDIVAALP from the coding sequence ATGCGGCCGCCAATCTCGTTCCTGTCGCGCCTGCTGCGTGAAGAGCGCGGCGCCACGCTCGTCGAATACGCGCTGATGGTCGCACTGATCGCGCTGGTGGCCTTCGGGAGCACCGTCGCCTTCGGCACGTCGCTGCAAGCGCTCTATCAGAACATCCTCGACGACATCGTCGCCGCATTGCCTTGA
- a CDS encoding A24 family peptidase, whose amino-acid sequence MLLPALPPQPIPLCVSVLAIAAASTDLAARRIPNPLIVLGLAAALAVRLWLEGTLLGAGHWLAGALTGFALLIPLYFMRGTSAGDVKLLMAIGAWVGPAMVVEITLAAFVVGGIWSIAFIARGGHTAQVLANLRRMIPGLSRAAYANASASDSKRASVGSMPYGVAIAAGTIGMLFAAV is encoded by the coding sequence ATGTTGCTGCCCGCACTCCCTCCCCAGCCGATTCCGCTTTGCGTCAGTGTGCTGGCCATCGCTGCCGCGAGCACGGACCTCGCCGCGCGCCGCATCCCGAATCCGCTGATCGTGCTCGGCCTCGCGGCCGCGCTCGCCGTGCGCCTCTGGCTCGAAGGCACGCTGCTCGGCGCCGGGCACTGGCTGGCAGGCGCATTGACGGGTTTTGCGCTGCTTATTCCACTTTATTTCATGCGTGGAACCTCGGCCGGCGACGTAAAGCTGCTGATGGCCATCGGCGCGTGGGTCGGGCCCGCCATGGTGGTCGAAATCACGCTCGCCGCGTTCGTCGTGGGCGGGATCTGGTCCATCGCCTTCATCGCGCGCGGCGGTCACACCGCACAGGTCCTCGCGAATCTGCGGCGGATGATACCGGGCCTCTCGCGCGCGGCTTACGCGAACGCTTCGGCATCCGATAGCAAGCGCGCATCGGTCGGCTCCATGCCCTACGGCGTCGCAATTGCGGCCGGCACCATCGGCATGCTGTTCGCCGCCGTGTAA